In a single window of the Rhopalosiphum padi isolate XX-2018 chromosome 1, ASM2088224v1, whole genome shotgun sequence genome:
- the LOC132921553 gene encoding mitochondrial import receptor subunit TOM70-like, with protein sequence MSDSTQSSFSFLSNWKFSLAVGVPCFAVGLGVTYYFYSKSNNKSQLPHEPTAKQHDIDGNNAIRKPLESNGIDCNTVKVHKPQNPTEQVEEFKKQGNAEFSKQNYDAAITFYTQALSMCPQSEKGLLSTVYQNRAAAYSKLNNYENCVADCAKALELVPSYKKALSRRARALTELGNFKLALEDITAVVMLDEFRNQSDIEFADSVIKNLGKKNLEEYTKHNVFNLPTKTFIENYMKSFSEDPFNDEFPQTLMKSEVNTGLELALKCIKDKNYEEIEDACKEELKKTDNSLIRRTLALNLLATFSILRGNYAIGVEHLTTVIETPGVPNKLVINSLIKRSSVYHQQEQVEKSFEDLKRAENIDPNCSEVFHHRAQIYLLEMNSEKAVEEFKRAVELNPTFILSNVQCCYAQYIHAKQTSNELDTEKFLNKLKGFVIKYPDYVESYTLYAQALTEKGAYEEADLLFKKVYEIYPENATLLVHRALVVLSWKSSISEAFTFLQQAIKVDPKCDYAYETLGTLYIQTGKLEEAVECLEKAVPLSKSEKELLHIFSLRDSARAQLAVVKRLGLTPPL encoded by the exons ATGTCTGATTCTACCCAATCGTCGTTCAGTTTCCTGTCCAACTGGAAGTTTAGTTTGGCCGTCGGCGTACCGTGTTTTGCAGTGGGCTTGGGCgtgacttattatttttattcaaaatctaataataagaGCCAGCTACCTCATGAGCCGACAGCCAAACAACATGATATTGACGGAAACAATGCCATCCGAAAGCCGCTCGAGTCAAACGGAATTGATTGCAACACAGTGAAAGTTCACAAACCACAG AATCCAACTGAACAAGTTGAAGAGTTTAAAAAGCAAGGAAACGCAGAGTTCTCTAAACAAAATTATGATGCAGCTATTACTTTTTACACACAAGCCTTGTCAATGTGTCCACAGTCTGAAAAAGGACTGTTGTCCACAGTGTATCAAAACCGAGCTGCTGCTTATAGTAAATTG aacaattATGAGAATTGTGTGGCTGACTGTGCTAAGGCATTAGAATTAGTACCATCATACAAAAAAGCATTATCCCGAAGAGCTAGAGCACTTACAGAATTAGGAAATTTTAAGCTAGCTCTAGAAGATATAACAGCTGTTGTAATGTTGGATGAGTTTAGAAATCAATCTGATATAGAGTTTGCAgatagtgtaataaaaaatttag GTAAGAAGAACTTAGAAGAATACACAaaacataatgtttttaatttgccCACAAAAACattcattgaaaattatatgaaatcatTCAGTGAAGATCCATTTAATGATGAATTTCCACAAACATTAATGAAATCAGAAGTTAA TACTGGTTTGGAATTAgctttaaaatgtatcaaagaTAAAAACTATGAAGAAATTGAGGATGCTTGTAAAGAAGAATTGAAGAAGACTGATAATAGTTTAATTCGAAGAACTTTGGCATTAAATCTGCTTGCTACTTTTTCTATACTACGTGGTAACTATGCAATTGGAGTCGAACATCTTACTACTGTCATTGAAACACCAGGAGTTCCTAACAAG TTGGTGATTAATTCCTTAATAAAAAGATCATCTGTTTACCATCAACAAGAACAAGTGGAAAAATCTTTTGAAGATTTGAAACGGGCAGAAAATATTGATCCAAACTGTTCTGAAGTATTTCACCACCGTGctcaa atttatttattagaaatgaaTAGTGAGAAAGCAGTCGAAGAATTTAAACGGGCTGTAGAATTGAAtcctacatttattttatcaaatgttcAATGTTGTTACGCTCAATATATTCATGCAAAACAAACGTCAAATGAATTGGACACTGAAAAATTTCTTAACAAATTAAAaggatttgttattaaatacccTGATTATGTTGAAAGCTATACCCTATATGCACAG gCTTTAACAGAAAAAGGAGCATATGAAGAGGcagatttattattcaaaaaagtatatGAAATTTATCCAGAAAATGCTACTTTATTAGTACACAGag CTTTGGTTGTATTATCGTGGAAAAGTTCAATCAGCGAAGCATTCACTTTCCTCCAACAAGCAATAAAAGTTGATCCAAAATGTGATTATGCTTATGAAACATTGGGAACACTTTATATTCAAAC AGGAAAATTAGAAGAAGCTGTTGAATGCTTAGAAAAAGCAGTACCTTTGTCTAAGTCTGAAAAGGAATTGTTACACATATTTTCGTTGAGAGATTCAGCAAGGGCACAATTAGCAGTAGTTAAGCGTTTGGGATTAACGCCTccactataa
- the LOC132921567 gene encoding short-chain specific acyl-CoA dehydrogenase, mitochondrial-like: MFSATRISNKLYPNTILKWISNNLQEGKGIASLASLSETHQLLYKTCKDFAEGELKPIAAKTDREKLYPKKQIEEMGELGLMAVCIPENVGGTGLDYLSYAIATEQISRCCASAGTIMAVQNIYVNAINNFGNDKQKEEFLRPFTNGKQIGSFSLSEPGLGSDASAVATKATKKGPNYIINGSKSWTTNGFESKGLVLFASTDKSKKHKGISCFLLKKDFPGFFVGKKEDKLGIRGSSTCGLVFEDCLVPEENVLGELGMGFKYAMITLDAGRIGVAAQGCGIAQASLELAVDYASKRVSFGAPIAKLQSIQNKIAEMALRVESARLLTWRAAYLKDSNTSHTKEAAMAKLAASEAATFNAHQCIQVLGGMGYVSDMPAERYYRDARITEIYEGTSEIQRIVIAANVFKEHGV; the protein is encoded by the exons GAATAAGCAATAAATTGTATCCTAATACTATACTGAAATGGATTTCCAATAACCTGCAGGAAGGAAAAGGCATAGCATCATTAGCGTCACTATCAGAAACACATCAGTTATTGTACAAAACATGCAAAGATTTTGCTGAAGGAGAACTAAAACCTATAGCTGCAAAAACTGATCGAGAAAAATTATATCCTAAAAAACAG attgaAGAAATGGGCGAGTTAGGCCTTATGGCTGTTTGTATTCCCGAAAACGTCGGAGGGACAGGTCTTGATTATTTATCTTATGCTATAGCCACGGAACAAATTTCTAg ATGCTGTGCTTCAGCTGGTACTATAATGGCCGTTCAAAACATTTACGTCAACGCCATAAACAATTTCGGTAATGATAAACAGAAAGAAGAATTCTTAAGACCGTTTACGAATGGGAAGCAAATAGGATCATTTTCATTGAGCGAGCCAG gaCTGGGAAGTGATGCTAGTGCTGTTGCAACTAAAGCTACGAAAAAAGGTCCCAACTATATAATCAATGGATCGAAATCGTGGACTACGAATGGTTTCGAATCCAAAGGGTTAGTCCTATTCGCATCCACtgataaatcaaaaaaacaCAAAGGGATCAGTTGCTTTTTGTTGAAAAAAGATTTTCCAG gGTTTTTTGTGGGGAAAAAGGAAGACAAGTTGGGCATACGAGGATCGTCAACGTGCGGTTTGGTGTTCGAAGACTGCCTCGTACCTGAAGAAAATGTCTTAGGCGAGCTGGGAATGGGCTTTAAATACGCAATGATAACTTTAG ACGCAGGACGCATAGGGGTTGCAGCTCAAGGTTGTGGTATTGCCCAAGCATCCTTGGAACTAGCTGTTGATTACGCGTCCAAAAGAGTTTCGTTTGGAGCGCCGATCGCCAAATTGCAATCGATACAG aaCAAAATCGCTGAAATGGCATTGAGAGTGGAGAGTGCCAGACTTTTGACGTGGCGCGCAGCTTATCTGAAAGACTCGAACACATCGCATACGAAA GAAGCTGCTATGGCTAAATTGGCGGCGTCCGAGGCGGCTACGTTCAATGCGCACCAGTGCATACAGGTGTTGGGTGGCATGGGTTACGTATCTGATATGCCGGCTGAGAGGTATTACCGCGATGCTAGGATAACGGAGATTTACGAGGGTACGTCAGAGATCCAAAGGATAGTAATTGCCGCCAACGTGTTCAAAGAGCACGGAGTGTAA
- the LOC132931773 gene encoding LOW QUALITY PROTEIN: gastrula zinc finger protein XlCGF49.1-like (The sequence of the model RefSeq protein was modified relative to this genomic sequence to represent the inferred CDS: deleted 1 base in 1 codon): MVKKMKKQKKTIKTMDHTEIMSSKKSKKPNQPTTKIEDPKMCFTCDVCNASFNQKHHIVRHCKIHTGEKPFSCDVCCKTFRDQSNLQNHLNTHTEKKRFQCFICGKKLRKNYNLLVHYRTHSREKPYKCNECILSFTTNGNLTRHILIKHRLKTQEQNIKKDDRYCHKINECFVLLEDFNKHKIVHKVNKSP, encoded by the exons atggttaaaaaaatgaagaagCAAAAGAAAACGATTAAG ACCATGGATCATACCGAAATTATGTCATCAAAAAAATCTAAGAAACCTAATCAACCTACCACAAAAATAGAAGATCCGAAAATGTGTTTTACGTGTGATGTTTGTAATGCATCATTTAATCAAAAACATCATATAGTTAGACATTGTAAAATCCATACAGGCGAAAAACCATTTTCTTGTGATGTTTGTTGTAAAACATTTAGGGACCAATCTAATTTGCAAAATCACCTAAATACTCacactgaa aaaaaacgtttccAGTGCTTTATTTGTGGTAAAAAGCTtaggaaaaattataatttgcttGTTCACTATAGAACGCACTCTCGTGAAAAACCATATAAGTGTAATGAATGTATATTGTCGTTCACGACTAATGGAAATCTTACAAGACATATACTAATAAAACATCG atTGAAAACCCAagaacaaaacattaaaaaagatGATAGATACtgtcataaaataaatgagTGCTTTGTATTGCTTGAAGattttaataaacacaaaatagtTCATAAAGTTAACAAGA gtccataa